From one Plantibacter flavus genomic stretch:
- a CDS encoding VOC family protein, which translates to MSTMIFVNLPVSDLPRSRVFFEALGYSINEGFSDENAISVVISDTITAMLLTREFFAEFTSKSIIDATTSTEVQLALSAESRADVDSMFERAIASGATPAGEQDHGFMYSKSFDDLDGHHWDFVWMDPEAAAGGAPEMTVEEMRANTTHS; encoded by the coding sequence ATGTCCACCATGATCTTCGTCAATCTTCCCGTCAGCGACCTGCCACGGTCACGGGTGTTCTTCGAGGCACTCGGCTACTCGATCAATGAGGGGTTCAGCGACGAGAACGCCATCAGCGTGGTCATCAGCGACACGATCACGGCGATGTTGCTCACGCGGGAGTTCTTCGCGGAGTTCACGAGCAAGTCGATCATCGACGCCACCACCTCCACCGAGGTGCAGCTCGCGCTCAGCGCTGAGAGCAGAGCCGACGTCGATTCGATGTTCGAGCGGGCCATCGCGAGCGGGGCGACGCCTGCCGGCGAACAAGACCATGGCTTCATGTACTCGAAGAGCTTCGACGACCTCGACGGCCACCACTGGGACTTCGTCTGGATGGACCCGGAGGCGGCCGCCGGCGGTGCGCCGGAGATGACCGTTGAAGAGATGCGGGCGAACACGACACACAGCTGA
- a CDS encoding alpha/beta fold hydrolase, with translation MKRSAGVVVAGLATVAVAGFGVASAMVARRVIGAGRVHYSEVLPTSSPTTVRLERNAATALPGRYGLEFDDGSRVIVGPVIGRETTDGSVMRAVVNGQVPAGTTRARFTGAAVTPADFGVDEARVPRTPSGAWRFDGDADSARHDDTWVVHTHGLGASPLATLRSVQAVRRAGLPSLVTCLGSAFAERRSGADATDVDRVIAAIDDAVVLGARRVIVCGWSYGAALSLAAARERPEVVQGAILISPMLGLSETVLHAAEVAGVPRILVRSALAVLSAPVLARFAGVRGAVPVRALSAGPIDDLPTLAIHSPGDTTIPVELTRAVARRSPSFELVEVDAAPHGLEWNVAPEAFEAAVREWLDAR, from the coding sequence GTGAAGCGCAGTGCAGGTGTCGTCGTGGCCGGCCTCGCCACCGTTGCCGTCGCCGGGTTCGGGGTCGCGAGCGCGATGGTCGCCCGACGCGTCATCGGGGCCGGACGAGTGCACTACAGCGAGGTGTTGCCGACCTCGTCGCCGACGACCGTGCGGCTCGAACGGAACGCTGCCACCGCGCTGCCGGGACGGTACGGGCTCGAGTTCGACGACGGCTCGCGGGTCATCGTCGGACCGGTGATCGGCCGCGAGACGACCGACGGGTCCGTGATGCGAGCGGTCGTCAACGGCCAGGTTCCCGCTGGGACGACCCGTGCGCGGTTCACCGGGGCGGCTGTGACACCCGCGGACTTCGGGGTGGACGAGGCGCGCGTGCCGAGAACGCCGTCGGGGGCATGGCGGTTCGACGGCGATGCCGACAGCGCCCGACATGACGACACCTGGGTCGTGCACACCCACGGACTCGGGGCATCGCCACTGGCCACGCTTCGCTCGGTGCAGGCCGTGCGGCGGGCGGGTCTGCCGTCGCTCGTCACCTGCCTCGGGTCCGCGTTCGCCGAGCGTCGCTCCGGGGCTGACGCCACGGACGTCGACCGCGTCATCGCGGCCATCGACGACGCCGTGGTGCTCGGTGCTCGACGGGTGATCGTCTGCGGCTGGTCCTACGGCGCCGCCCTGAGCCTCGCGGCGGCACGCGAGCGACCAGAGGTGGTGCAGGGCGCGATCCTCATCTCGCCGATGCTCGGCCTCAGCGAGACGGTGCTGCACGCGGCCGAGGTCGCCGGCGTGCCGCGGATACTCGTGCGCTCGGCGCTCGCCGTGCTCTCGGCGCCGGTGCTGGCGCGATTCGCCGGGGTACGCGGCGCGGTTCCGGTCCGCGCGCTGTCCGCCGGGCCGATCGACGACCTGCCGACGCTCGCGATCCACTCGCCCGGCGACACGACGATCCCCGTGGAGCTCACGCGGGCCGTCGCTCGGCGGTCACCCTCGTTCGAGCTCGTCGAGGTCGACGCGGCACCGCACGGGTTGGAGTGGAACGTCGCGCCGGAGGCGTTCGAAGCGGCAGTGCGGGAGTGGCTCGACGCGCGCTGA
- a CDS encoding LLM class flavin-dependent oxidoreductase codes for MTRQIRFNAFDMNCVAHQASGMWRHPDDRSSSYKDLSYWTDLAQLLERGNFDGIFIADVLGTYDVYGDSNEAAIRNGAQVPVNDPILLVSAMAAVTKHLGFGVTAGTAYEHPYPFARRMSTLDHLTKGRVGWNVVTGYLPSAARNMGHDDQLEHDERYDVADEYLEVLYKLWEGSWEDDAVVRDRETGVFTDPTKVHEIGHFGKHYTVPGIHLSEPSTQRTPVIYQAGASPRGIQFAAGNAEAIFVGASTKAGLKATVGRIRDALEAAGRDRYSAKIYTLLTIITDETSEKAQAKHEDYLQYASQEGALVFMSGWMGIDLSQYDPEEPIGNVKSNAIQSAVANYQAANEEGGEFKVKDIARMGAIGGLGPRIVGSASEIADTLQEWVEETDVDGFNLAYAITPGTFEDIVEFVIPELRRRGAYPEEYVEGSLRHKLHGRGDRLPEEHTGARYRYTS; via the coding sequence ATGAACTGCGTCGCCCACCAGGCATCGGGGATGTGGCGTCATCCCGACGACCGCTCGAGTAGCTACAAGGACCTCTCCTACTGGACGGACCTGGCGCAGCTGCTTGAGCGCGGCAACTTCGACGGCATCTTCATCGCCGACGTCCTCGGCACCTACGACGTCTACGGCGACAGCAACGAGGCCGCGATCCGCAACGGCGCGCAGGTGCCGGTGAACGACCCGATCCTGCTCGTGTCGGCGATGGCAGCGGTGACGAAGCACCTCGGCTTCGGCGTCACGGCCGGCACCGCGTACGAGCACCCGTACCCGTTCGCGCGGCGCATGTCGACGCTCGACCACCTGACGAAGGGGCGCGTCGGTTGGAACGTCGTCACCGGGTACCTGCCGAGTGCGGCGCGCAACATGGGGCACGACGACCAGCTCGAGCACGACGAGCGGTACGACGTCGCCGACGAGTACCTCGAGGTCCTCTACAAGCTGTGGGAGGGCTCGTGGGAGGACGACGCCGTCGTGCGCGACCGCGAGACGGGCGTGTTCACCGACCCGACGAAGGTCCACGAGATCGGGCACTTCGGCAAGCACTACACGGTGCCCGGCATCCACTTGTCCGAGCCGTCCACGCAGCGGACGCCGGTCATCTACCAGGCCGGTGCGTCGCCGCGCGGCATCCAGTTCGCCGCGGGCAACGCGGAGGCGATCTTCGTCGGTGCGTCGACGAAGGCGGGGCTCAAAGCGACAGTCGGACGCATCCGTGACGCCCTGGAGGCCGCCGGTCGCGACCGGTACTCGGCGAAGATCTACACGCTGCTGACGATCATCACCGACGAGACGAGCGAGAAGGCCCAGGCGAAGCACGAGGACTACCTGCAGTACGCGTCACAGGAGGGTGCGCTCGTGTTCATGTCGGGCTGGATGGGCATCGACCTGTCGCAGTACGACCCGGAGGAGCCGATCGGCAACGTGAAGAGCAACGCCATCCAGTCGGCGGTCGCCAACTACCAGGCGGCCAACGAGGAGGGTGGCGAGTTCAAGGTGAAGGACATCGCGCGCATGGGGGCGATCGGAGGGCTCGGTCCGCGGATCGTCGGCAGTGCGTCGGAGATCGCCGACACCCTGCAGGAGTGGGTGGAGGAGACCGACGTCGACGGCTTCAACCTCGCCTACGCGATCACGCCCGGCACCTTCGAGGACATCGTCGAGTTCGTCATCCCCGAGCTGCGTCGTCGTGGCGCCTACCCCGAGGAGTACGTCGAGGGCAGCCTCCGCCACAAGCTCCACGGCCGTGGTGACCGTCTCCCCGAGGAGCACACCGGAGCCCGCTACCGCTACACGAGCTGA